A single window of Candidatus Woesearchaeota archaeon B3_Woes DNA harbors:
- a CDS encoding 50S ribosomal protein L9, producing the protein MKIILKQNIEKIGQVGDVVEVSNGFARNFLIPQGKAISFTIGNFKQVEYLKKREIEQKEGELKEVKELAEKINNISMEIKVKAGEEGKLFGSVTSKDIVETLLKEHGIELDKKKLNLKESLKKLGVHTVSVNLYKDITPQIKVNLISDSASEQKAEVIKKE; encoded by the coding sequence ATGAAAATAATTTTAAAGCAAAATATTGAAAAAATTGGACAAGTAGGAGATGTAGTTGAAGTAAGCAACGGCTTTGCCCGTAATTTCTTGATTCCTCAAGGCAAAGCAATTTCTTTTACCATAGGTAATTTTAAACAAGTAGAATATTTAAAGAAACGAGAAATAGAACAAAAAGAGGGGGAGTTGAAGGAAGTTAAGGAATTAGCAGAGAAAATTAATAATATTTCCATGGAAATTAAAGTTAAAGCCGGGGAAGAAGGGAAGCTTTTCGGTTCTGTAACAAGCAAAGATATTGTTGAAACTCTGTTAAAGGAACACGGAATTGAATTAGACAAAAAGAAACTTAATTTAAAAGAATCCTTAAAAAAATTGGGTGTTCATACTGTATCGGTTAACTTATATAAAGATATAACTCCTCAAATTAAAGTTAATTTAATTTCTGATTCTGCATCTGAGCAGAAAGCAGAGGTAATAAAAAAAGAATAA